From one Takifugu rubripes chromosome 14, fTakRub1.2, whole genome shotgun sequence genomic stretch:
- the hvcn1 gene encoding voltage-gated hydrogen channel 1, producing the protein MAQYLRFFTTVGDEQPAQLEEEELHVNSEELSSATGQYSTARTFRESLKWLYCSDRFQVLVVCLVILDAIFVLVELLLDLSIIKLDHGNVIPEVFHYLSLALVTFFVVELVGKLFAFRKEFFDHKFEVFDGLVVVVSFVLDVAFIFREDAFDGIGLLILLRLWRVARIINGILVSVKTREQQKLHKLKESYDHLVQRVTELQELADKLEQEKQRLQALLKKHSIEF; encoded by the exons ATGGCCCAATACCTGAGGTTTTTTACGACAGTGGGTGATGAGCAGCCAGCCcaactggaggaggaagagctgcatgTGAACAGCGAGGAGCTGAGTTCCGCAACTGGCCAATACTCAACGGCACGAACCTTCAGGGAATCTCTAAAATGGCTCTATTGCTCTGATCGCTTCCAG GTTTTGGTGGTGTGTTTGGTGATCTTGGATGCCATCTTTGTTCTCGTGGAGCTGCTCCTTGATCTGTCTATTATAAAGCTGGATCATGGCAATGTGATTCCTGAG GTGTTTCATTACCTGAGCTTGGCTCTTGTGACGTTTTTCGTGGTGGAACTGGTTGGAAAGCTTTTTGCTTTCCGCAAGGAGTTTTTCGATCACAAGTTCGAGGTATTTGATGGTTTGGTGGTGGTCGTTTCCTTCGTGCTGGATGTTGCTTTCATCTTCCGTGAAGACGCATTTGATGGGATAGGTCTTCTCATCCTGCTCAGACTGTGGAGGGTGGCAAGAATCATCAATG GTATCCTGGTGTCCGTGAAGACAAGAGAACAACAGAAGCTGCACAAACTAAAGGAAAGTTACGACCACCTGGTTCAGAGAGTCACAGAGCTTCAGGAACTCGCCGACAAGTTG GAACAAGAGAAGCAGAGGCTTCAAGCCCTCCTCAAGAAGCATAGCATAGAATTCTAG
- the LOC101075556 gene encoding tectonic-1-like → MAAKFRTRVPWFSLNCFSSFVYILVFTLTDSLEDAPSLMSNVTLFGDSNVTTNDTDDYAEPASTTPPPDYSSTLQPSLSSGPLPLSARLPAPATNVADICPCDEQRDVCDSNCCCDTACGDHVALFTGCSVTSVGGNKQLCGREVASYSLASTIDGYSTLQSSVQRESHTGVFCIQSQNGVDGLSHPSPALPTDDNFDSLFQQSTRFIFSSEENGGQVSTSEDPAFSGYRYGDVLGTREESGERGRLWLPAPSVSARCVDTNPAAFLMDQSSRCTRPVVLESDCSTLPTLNMDSYTSIQVLAGKNDNASVVPMEISSIILQSVEGTQTELMMTAGKDLRPVLLNPSLCANVVLKVAYLMKYTPAGEIVSVALSLVIGFVHETALPLQQEFQIAFVQDEDEATVHYSGNPGYVIGLPLVSGTRTADGIVRSLNPRDTLSVLSSSENQDCLQDPHQRSPILFGVDFVSGCSLRMEEVANCSLVSQTMLSVLRGSNYPQYVASFGNSPLENPFDWLPVTSNFNPGETQSCSIPVSFQLEIQWTNYGSLVNPQAQLVSIKEVIQTNKSSLASLSGGSNILPITSSVSFVAVGAAASPGYRAMPTINAKLPADFFFPFV, encoded by the exons ATGGCGGCTAAATTCAGGACCAGGGTACCTTGGTTTTCTTTGAACTGCTTTAGTTCATTCGTTTATATACTCGTATTTACTCTCACAGATTCATTAGAAGATGCACCGTCCCTTATGTCGAACGTGACACTGTTTGGTGATTCGAACGTAACTACTAACGACACGGATGATTATGCGGAACCTGCGTCCACAACACCACCACCGGACTACAGCAGTACTCTACAACCGAGTCTGAGCTCCGGACCGCTGCCTCTGTCCGCTCGCCTGCCTGCACCAGCCACTAATG TTGCTGACATCTGTCCTTGTGATGAGCAGAGAGACGTGTGTGACAGCAACTGCTGCTGTGACACAGCCTGTGGCGACCACGTTGCCTTGTTCACCGGCTGCTCGGTCACCTCTGTTGG TGGCAACAAGCAGTTGTGCGGTCGGGAGGTTGCATCGTACTCTTTAGCCAGCACAATAGATGGATATTCCACACTCCAGTCCTCCGTCCAGAGGGAGAGTCACACTGGTGTCTTCTGCATTCAGTCGCAGAATG GTGTCGATGGCTTATCGCACCCGTCTCCTGCTCTTCCTACTGACGACAACTTTGACTCACTCTTTCAACAGTCTACcagatttattttcagctcAGAAGAAAATGGTGGTCAGGTGTCCACTTCAGAGGACCCAGCCTTTTCTGGATATCGG TATGGGGATGTGCTGGGGACCAGAGaagagagtggagagagagggcgGCTCTGGCTGCCAGCTCCCAGTGTGAGTGCGCGCTGTGTGGATACGAACCCTGCAG CATTCCTAATGGATCAGAGCAGTCGGTGTACCCGGCCTGTGGTCCTGGAGAGCGACTGCAGCACTCTGCCGACCCTCAACATGGACTCCTACACCAGTATTCAAGTGTTAGCT GGGAAGAATGACAATGCATCA GTTGTTCCAATGGAGATAAGCTCAATCATCCTCCAGTCTGTGGAAGGGACTCAGACCGAACTCATGATGACAGCTGGAAAAGATCTCCGCCCTGTCCTCCTGAATCCGTCACTATGTGCTAATGTGGTGCTCAAG gTTGCCTACCTGATGAAATACACCCCAGCTGGGGAAATAGTGAGCGTGGCGCTGTCTCTAGTGATCGGATTTGTCCATGAAACAGCTCTGCCTTTGCAACAGGAGTTTCAGATTGCATTTGTCCAG gatgaggatgaggcGACTGTTCACTACAGTGGAAATCCAGGATATGTGATTGGACTTCCTCTTGTCTCAGGAACCAGAACCGCCGA TGGGATTGTTAGAAGTCTCAATCCCAGAGACACCTTGTCTGTGCTCTCCAGTAGTGAGAACCAGGATTGTCTCCAGGACCCACATCAGCGTTCACCCATCCTGTTCGGTGTTGACTTTGTGTCTGGCTGCTCCTTACG aatGGAGGAAGTTGCCAACTGCTCCCTGGTCTCACAAACTATGTTAAGTGTTCTGAGAGGTTCAAACTATCCCCAGTATGTAGCTTCCTTTGGAAACTCCCCGTTAGAGAATCCTTTTGACTGGCTGCCTGTCACGAGCAACTTCAATCCCGGG gaaacacagagctgcagcatccCAGTATCATTTCAATTAGAAATCCAGTGGACCAATTATGGGTCCCTGGTGAACCCCCAGGCTCAGCTTGTAAGCATCAAGGAAGTGATACAAACCAACAAGAGCAGTTTG GCCTCGTTATCAGGAGGCAGCAACATCCTGCCCATCACCAGCTCGGTGTCTTTTGTAGCCGTCGGCGCTGCCGCTTCTCCTGGTTACAGAGCGATGCCCACCATCAACGCCAAACTGCCTGCTGacttcttctttccttttgtctAA